In Thermus islandicus DSM 21543, one genomic interval encodes:
- the murC gene encoding UDP-N-acetylmuramate--L-alanine ligase has product MKRVHVMGIEGVGMSALARLLLAEGVAVTGCDLAPGKRTKALGVPAYAGHDPAHLAEEDTLIVPTPIPLDHPEVAAARAKGLRVLRRMELLAHLLSGRPSLGVTGTHGKTTTTGMLASILLQARLDPWVLLGGELALLPGNARFGTGPRLAEVDESDPLFQGVQVFVAVATNLEADHVAPPGHRAPNYHGSLEELKAAMRGFLEKSQVVVVPAFDPTLLALSHGLPRRLFGEGGELWAERVELGPWGSRFLLLHEGRVLGEATLGVPGAHNVRNALAAALAALAFGVGAEAILEGLAAFPGVGRRFQRVGEVNGAWVVDDYAHHPTEVRATLEAARRLGRRVRVLFQPHRLLRTQALWAEFVEALALAQEVVVLPVYAAGEKGKVSPEGLSQRIAEGLQRRGVAARFLEGEEALAYARATATPKDLWLTLGAGDVTELAQRLAHEG; this is encoded by the coding sequence ATGAAGCGCGTGCACGTGATGGGCATAGAGGGTGTGGGCATGAGCGCCCTGGCCCGCCTCCTCCTGGCGGAGGGGGTGGCGGTGACGGGCTGCGACCTGGCCCCGGGCAAGCGGACCAAAGCCTTGGGCGTCCCCGCCTACGCCGGCCACGACCCCGCCCACCTGGCGGAGGAGGACACCCTCATCGTCCCCACCCCCATCCCCCTGGACCACCCCGAGGTGGCGGCGGCCCGGGCCAAGGGGCTCAGGGTGCTGAGGCGTATGGAGCTCCTCGCCCACCTCCTCTCGGGGAGGCCCTCCCTCGGGGTCACGGGCACCCACGGCAAGACCACCACCACGGGGATGCTGGCGAGCATCCTCCTCCAAGCCCGCCTGGACCCCTGGGTCCTCCTCGGCGGGGAGCTCGCCCTCCTCCCGGGGAACGCCCGCTTCGGCACGGGCCCCCGTCTGGCCGAGGTGGACGAGTCCGACCCCCTCTTCCAAGGGGTCCAGGTCTTTGTGGCCGTGGCCACCAACCTCGAGGCCGACCACGTGGCCCCTCCAGGCCACCGCGCCCCCAACTACCACGGGAGCCTAGAGGAGCTCAAGGCCGCCATGAGGGGCTTTCTGGAGAAGTCTCAGGTAGTGGTGGTCCCGGCCTTTGACCCCACGCTTCTGGCGCTCTCCCACGGGCTTCCCCGGAGGCTTTTCGGGGAGGGGGGGGAGCTTTGGGCGGAGAGGGTGGAGCTGGGCCCTTGGGGAAGCCGCTTCCTCCTCTTGCACGAGGGCAGGGTTTTGGGCGAGGCCACCCTCGGGGTGCCGGGGGCCCACAACGTGCGCAACGCCCTGGCCGCGGCCCTGGCGGCCCTGGCCTTCGGCGTGGGGGCCGAGGCCATCCTGGAGGGCCTCGCCGCCTTCCCCGGGGTGGGGCGGCGCTTCCAAAGGGTGGGGGAGGTGAACGGGGCCTGGGTGGTGGACGACTACGCCCACCACCCCACGGAGGTGCGGGCCACCCTCGAGGCGGCCAGGCGGCTCGGCCGCCGCGTGCGGGTCCTCTTCCAGCCCCACCGCCTCCTCCGCACCCAAGCCCTCTGGGCCGAGTTCGTGGAGGCCCTCGCCCTGGCCCAGGAGGTGGTGGTCCTGCCCGTCTACGCCGCCGGGGAGAAGGGAAAGGTCTCCCCCGAAGGCCTGAGCCAGAGGATCGCCGAGGGCCTGCAAAGGCGGGGGGTGGCTGCCCGCTTCCTCGAGGGGGAGGAGGCCCTGGCCTACGCCCGGGCCACCGCCACCCCTAAGGACCTCTGGCTCACCTTGGGGGCAGGGGACGTGACCGAGCTGGCCCAGAGGTTGGCCCATGAGGGTTGA